The proteins below come from a single Camelus bactrianus isolate YW-2024 breed Bactrian camel chromosome 2, ASM4877302v1, whole genome shotgun sequence genomic window:
- the PRSS48 gene encoding serine protease 48 has product MGPAGCLFLLPLLLGSCLSFSLQKKSLQSVCGRPVYSSRVVGGQDAAARRWPWQVSVQIGGTHICGGSLVSDRWILTAAHCISTKWIPFLYTVWLGSTEIGSSNTGVRHQVSRIVLHPKYQGTTGDIALLRLLSRVTYSSSIMPICLPNVKQKWKVPDFCWVTGWGKLKNEDSDYASTLQEAKIPIIERQTCEKIYNPVGFLLPETEPVIQESMICAGDLKQKKDACQGDSGGPLSCQIDNIWIQIGLTSWGVGCSQSFPGVYTNVIYYQQWVNTVISRVEVLAANNLDLLDLLSSIVLLSLALLGPSYAFGHISLGE; this is encoded by the exons ATGGGCCCTGCCGGCTGTCTCTTCCTGCTGCCCCTTCTGCTGG GGTCTTGCCTATCCTTTTCTCTCCAAAAGAAGTCTCTGCAGTCAG tGTGTGGACGACCTGTGTACTCAAGCCGTGTTGTGGGTGGCCAGGACGCTGCTGCCAGGCGCTGGCCTTGGCAGGTCAGCGTGCAAATAGGTGGGACCCACATCTGCGGGGGTTCCCTCGTCAGTGACAGGTGGATACTGACAGCAGCACACTGCATAAGCAC GAAATGGATTCCTTTCTTATATACTGTGTGGCTTGGATCAACTGAAATAGGCAGTTCAAATACAGGTGTGAGGCATCAAGTGTCCCGAATCGTCCTCCATCCCAAATACCAGGGTACCACTGGAGACATCGCCTTGTTGAGGCTGCTCTCTAGAGTCACCTACAGTTCTTCCATCATGCCCATCTGCTTGCCCAATGTCAAACAGAAGTGGAAAGTTCCAGACTTCTGCTGGGTGACTGGatggggaaaactgaaaaatgaag ATTCTGATTACGCTTCCACCCTTCAGGAAGCAAAAATACCCATCATTGAACGCCAGACTTGTGAAAAAATCTACAATCCAGTTGGTTTCTTATTGCCAGAAACAGAGCCGGTCATCCAGGAAAGCATGATTTGTGCTGGTGATCTTAAACAAAAAAAGGATGCTTGCCAG GGTGATTCTGGAGGGCCTCTGTCATGTCAGATTGATAATATATGGATCCAGATAGGACTGACAAGCTGGGGAGTGGGATGCAGTCAATCTTTTCCTGGAGTCTACACCAATGTGATCTACTATCAACAATGGGTTAACACCGTTATCTCGAGAGTTGAGGTCTTGGCTGCCAACAATCTGGACTTACTTGACTTACTGTCCTCTATTGTACTGCTTTCTCTGGCTCTCCTGGGACCCTCCTATGCCTTTGGGCACATTTCCCTAGGAGAGTAA